A genomic segment from Luteolibacter ambystomatis encodes:
- a CDS encoding Ig-like domain-containing protein gives MTSPGSATGWTTANAFPNLTFVDPLMLTEIPGTTNFLLVGKDGRLWRFANNPAVTQAQVVLALDWASKTQTSEDQGFYSLVFHPQFGQSGSPNANYAYVCYNHKPALTGADSNHSYWRVSRFTWLPASGTLDPNSEFVLINQFDPDLWHNGGAMFFDNDGFLNITCGDGGDSIGLSQALANTQKIDGGFFSGVFRIDVNNDPAKSHAIRRQPTNHAYKPAAWPNSSTQGYGIPNDNPWLDTQGSVLEEYNAIGLRSPHTAHYDTVTGDVWIGDVGEGAREEITVLPKGGNAQWGFKEGTITGPGTKPTTVIGTEVAPFYDYGRTIGSCVIGGMRYRGTKWNTYLGGKVLFGDHIRGKVWTATIGAGGAAPVIEEIITGFHTGAKAGLANFCTDSTGEVYLMDINGTNQTGGVIRKLVLQGASVEPPALLSQTGAFSNLSTLATAPGFVPFDVNTPLWSDGAHKLRWIMVPNNGSHDTAAEKITFSEKGNWVFPAGTVLMKHFEMPLDERNPSVTRRLETRFIVCTANGGKYGLTYRWNAAGTDAQLLTSGESLDYDITLNDGSTVQRRWDFPSRSDCVFCHNTTSGQALGFRTHQLNKNYTYPATGRTANQLTTFNALGMFDRTLTADEVKNFLQSRAIDDETAPMEHRVRSYMDANCSHCHQPGGLVDYFDARLNTPFNSQGLMDVAVQGHFTDLGVDGRYLKPGDPSLSAVHLRMSHSGDGVAMPPLAKNVVDEDAVALLENYLAGTTPSEFQTQVLLQARYLRLTSTAEVNGNPWTSVGELSILDDKGVAIPTNQLSVAAVDSEETVDETAPAIRAIDGDVNTFWHTGYGTGGIAALPHYITINLGSTRPVGGFVYVPRQGNQNGRIKNYQVHTSTDGVNWTLMTSGTWPNTTDTFRYDQLANSRAARCNIAGPTGVVNGAFETTITFDMDVTDFTAADVQVTGGSLLGLRGKGHYYVATISPSTSLVTVQVPQNAVNPKSLGSTASATLQVDFHDTLPPIPRFTNVPVSVAGTFQLGLTFDEPVTGLTASDFNITNGTLMGIAADGMDYLLTITPGSPGTVGVEIRSGAVVDTAANLMGAGTSISLPYSSYILAREAEQGTLAGAFVQVADAATSGGYYIWVPQGTRGGSTALDTNMKATYTFVVPRAGQYRVRGLARSDDQSSDSFYVGFDGATPSDWHTNQTAGQIGSLQYYWDLANSSRDPVNNPSLFTLTAGSHTMQLYGRDDGTRMDRLELQPVKPFPMWSGPAVAVNGSFNLSLSFTESVTGLTVSDITITGGQVQSITGSGANYVVSVSATSSPVTLSLPANMVTSASANGNDASDPISVIYRTAFEQWAFSHDTDGSPGSRLADDDGDGVPKLLEFSFNLDPTLSDRRSLDLTSSPTAGLPRMIVNPESGGQRLWLQYLRRKNVAGLTYTPQFGSSLNDFSDATGSSIVESLDADWDRVRVPDMAPASSGRRFGRVKVTLSP, from the coding sequence GTGACCTCACCCGGTTCCGCGACCGGTTGGACCACGGCGAACGCGTTTCCGAACCTCACCTTCGTCGATCCGTTGATGCTGACGGAGATTCCGGGGACCACCAATTTTCTGCTTGTGGGCAAGGATGGCCGCCTTTGGCGGTTTGCGAACAATCCCGCGGTCACCCAGGCGCAGGTGGTGCTGGCGCTCGATTGGGCGTCCAAAACCCAGACTTCGGAGGACCAGGGATTTTACAGCCTCGTCTTTCATCCCCAGTTCGGCCAATCTGGATCGCCTAACGCGAACTACGCCTACGTTTGCTACAATCACAAGCCGGCCCTGACCGGCGCGGATTCGAACCACTCCTATTGGCGGGTGTCCCGGTTCACCTGGCTGCCTGCTTCCGGCACTCTGGATCCGAACAGTGAGTTCGTGCTCATCAACCAGTTCGACCCCGACCTGTGGCACAACGGCGGCGCGATGTTCTTCGACAACGACGGTTTCCTGAACATCACCTGCGGCGATGGCGGTGACAGCATCGGTCTCTCCCAGGCGCTGGCGAACACGCAGAAGATCGACGGCGGCTTTTTCAGCGGCGTGTTCCGCATCGACGTGAATAACGACCCGGCGAAATCCCACGCGATCCGCCGCCAGCCGACGAACCACGCCTACAAACCCGCCGCGTGGCCGAACAGTTCGACACAGGGCTACGGCATTCCCAATGACAACCCGTGGCTCGACACCCAGGGCAGCGTGCTGGAGGAGTACAATGCCATCGGCCTCCGCAGCCCCCACACCGCGCACTACGATACGGTCACCGGCGATGTCTGGATCGGTGATGTGGGGGAGGGCGCGCGCGAGGAGATCACGGTGCTGCCGAAAGGAGGCAACGCCCAGTGGGGCTTCAAGGAAGGAACCATCACCGGGCCGGGGACCAAGCCGACCACGGTCATCGGCACGGAAGTGGCACCATTCTACGACTATGGTCGTACCATCGGTTCCTGCGTGATCGGCGGCATGCGCTACCGTGGCACGAAGTGGAACACCTACTTGGGTGGCAAGGTGCTCTTCGGCGATCACATCCGCGGCAAGGTGTGGACCGCTACGATTGGCGCGGGTGGCGCGGCACCGGTGATCGAGGAAATCATCACGGGATTCCACACCGGAGCGAAGGCGGGGCTTGCGAACTTCTGCACGGACAGCACGGGAGAGGTCTATCTGATGGACATCAACGGCACCAATCAGACTGGCGGCGTGATCCGCAAGCTGGTGCTTCAGGGAGCCTCGGTCGAGCCGCCCGCATTGCTGTCGCAGACGGGGGCGTTTTCCAACCTGTCCACTCTGGCGACCGCTCCCGGGTTCGTCCCCTTTGACGTGAACACGCCGCTGTGGTCGGACGGCGCGCACAAGCTGCGCTGGATCATGGTGCCGAACAATGGCTCCCACGATACCGCCGCGGAAAAGATCACCTTCAGCGAAAAGGGCAACTGGGTGTTCCCCGCGGGCACGGTGTTGATGAAGCATTTCGAAATGCCGCTGGATGAACGGAATCCTTCCGTCACGCGGCGCTTGGAAACCCGCTTCATCGTCTGCACCGCGAATGGCGGCAAATACGGCCTGACCTACCGGTGGAATGCCGCAGGCACGGACGCGCAACTGCTCACAAGCGGAGAGTCGCTGGACTACGACATCACCCTGAACGATGGCTCGACCGTCCAACGCCGGTGGGATTTCCCGTCACGATCGGACTGCGTGTTCTGCCACAACACCACCAGCGGGCAGGCGCTCGGTTTCCGGACCCACCAACTCAACAAGAACTACACCTATCCCGCCACCGGTCGCACGGCCAACCAGCTCACCACCTTCAATGCGCTGGGAATGTTCGACCGCACGCTGACGGCGGACGAGGTGAAGAACTTCCTGCAATCGAGGGCCATCGATGATGAAACGGCGCCGATGGAGCATCGCGTGCGTTCCTACATGGATGCGAACTGTTCCCACTGTCACCAGCCCGGTGGGCTTGTGGATTACTTCGATGCACGGCTCAACACGCCGTTCAATTCCCAGGGGCTGATGGACGTGGCGGTGCAGGGTCACTTCACCGATCTGGGAGTGGACGGCCGCTATCTGAAACCCGGTGATCCGAGTCTCTCCGCCGTGCATCTGCGCATGTCCCACTCCGGGGATGGCGTGGCGATGCCTCCGCTGGCGAAGAACGTGGTGGATGAGGATGCGGTTGCTTTGTTGGAGAACTATCTTGCCGGCACCACGCCCTCCGAGTTCCAAACCCAGGTGCTGCTCCAGGCACGCTACCTGCGCCTGACCTCCACGGCGGAGGTGAATGGCAACCCATGGACCTCGGTGGGCGAGCTTTCGATTCTCGATGACAAGGGCGTGGCGATCCCGACCAACCAGCTTTCGGTGGCAGCGGTGGACAGTGAAGAGACCGTGGATGAAACCGCCCCCGCCATCCGGGCCATCGATGGTGACGTGAACACCTTCTGGCATACCGGCTACGGCACGGGCGGTATCGCCGCCCTACCCCACTACATCACCATCAATCTCGGATCGACCCGGCCTGTTGGCGGGTTCGTCTATGTGCCGCGGCAGGGCAACCAGAACGGCCGCATCAAGAACTACCAGGTCCACACCAGCACCGATGGCGTGAACTGGACGCTGATGACTTCCGGCACCTGGCCGAATACGACCGACACCTTCCGTTATGATCAGCTGGCGAACTCGCGCGCGGCCCGCTGCAATATCGCGGGTCCCACGGGAGTCGTGAACGGTGCCTTTGAAACGACCATCACCTTTGACATGGATGTCACGGACTTCACCGCGGCGGATGTGCAGGTCACGGGTGGCAGCCTTCTCGGACTGCGTGGCAAGGGGCACTACTACGTGGCGACCATCTCGCCCTCCACATCTCTCGTGACGGTGCAGGTGCCGCAGAACGCGGTGAATCCGAAGAGTCTCGGCAGCACCGCTTCCGCGACACTCCAGGTCGACTTCCACGACACCCTGCCGCCGATACCGCGCTTCACCAATGTCCCGGTGTCAGTGGCCGGGACTTTCCAGCTTGGCCTGACGTTTGACGAGCCGGTCACGGGACTGACCGCGTCCGACTTCAATATCACCAATGGAACGCTGATGGGCATCGCGGCGGATGGCATGGACTATCTGCTCACCATCACGCCCGGTTCGCCGGGCACCGTAGGGGTCGAGATCCGTTCCGGTGCGGTCGTCGATACTGCGGCGAATCTCATGGGCGCGGGCACTTCAATCTCGCTGCCTTACTCCAGCTACATCCTCGCCCGTGAAGCGGAGCAGGGCACCCTGGCGGGCGCGTTCGTGCAGGTGGCGGATGCCGCGACCAGCGGTGGCTACTACATCTGGGTGCCGCAGGGCACCCGCGGTGGCTCGACCGCGCTCGATACCAACATGAAGGCCACCTATACCTTTGTGGTGCCGCGTGCCGGACAGTACCGGGTCCGCGGCCTCGCGAGATCGGACGACCAGAGCAGCGATTCGTTCTACGTCGGCTTCGATGGGGCGACTCCCTCGGATTGGCATACCAACCAGACGGCGGGCCAGATCGGATCGTTGCAATATTACTGGGATCTGGCGAACAGCAGTCGTGATCCGGTGAACAATCCCTCGCTGTTCACGTTGACCGCGGGCAGCCATACCATGCAGCTCTATGGCCGGGATGACGGCACGCGCATGGACCGCCTCGAGCTCCAGCCGGTGAAACCTTTCCCGATGTGGAGCGGTCCGGCCGTGGCGGTGAATGGCTCCTTCAATCTGAGCCTCAGCTTCACCGAGTCGGTCACCGGCCTCACGGTATCCGATATCACGATTACCGGCGGCCAGGTGCAGTCGATCACCGGCAGCGGCGCGAATTATGTGGTCTCGGTGTCGGCCACGTCCTCGCCCGTCACCTTGTCGCTGCCTGCGAACATGGTCACCAGCGCCTCCGCGAATGGCAACGATGCGTCCGATCCGATCAGCGTGATCTACCGTACCGCGTTCGAGCAATGGGCCTTCTCGCACGATACGGACGGCTCGCCGGGTTCGCGCCTGGCGGATGATGATGGCGATGGCGTGCCGAAGCTGCTGGAGTTCTCCTTCAACCTTGATCCGACTCTTTCGGATCGCAGGTCGCTCGATCTGACATCGTCGCCCACGGCAGGATTGCCGCGGATGATCGTCAATCCCGAGTCCGGCGGCCAGCGGCTGTGGTTGCAGTATTTGCGCCGCAAGAACGTTGCCGGGCTGACCTACACCCCGCAGTTCGGCTCGTCATTGAATGACTTCTCGGACGCCACCGGCTCGTCCATAGTGGAGAGTCTGGATGCGGATTGGGATCGCGTGAGGGTGCCGGACATGGCTCCCGCCAGCTCGGGCAGACGCTTCGGGCGCGTGAAAGTGACATTGTCGCCTTGA